A genome region from Fervidobacterium changbaicum includes the following:
- a CDS encoding ABC transporter ATP-binding protein has translation MIKLENITHKFREKTVLKEINGSIDDGEVVAVIGENGSGKSTLLNILATFIKPTSGKVFYNSTDVFEKQENTKRFRELVSYISEKSTFIPELDLSENLLYFKTVFKSSKDILEIAKRVSIDDLLGKKPDKLSKGQRQRLALAVSMLKDAKIILLDEPAEGLDVETKQVVKDLVKEFKEKGCTVFYVTHDEDEVEEVCDKIIALKDGKVKFFGSVDELWRTYEKFYSVTFEIPESPGKKVTRIMNIDELKTAQESFRILHIRNLGLREIINISEGLNGRIG, from the coding sequence ATGATCAAACTTGAAAATATAACACACAAGTTTAGAGAAAAAACTGTTTTGAAAGAGATAAATGGTTCCATCGATGATGGAGAGGTTGTTGCAGTTATAGGAGAGAATGGCAGTGGAAAAAGTACACTGCTTAATATTCTTGCTACTTTCATCAAACCAACAAGTGGCAAGGTGTTTTACAATAGTACGGACGTTTTTGAAAAGCAAGAAAATACAAAAAGATTCCGAGAACTCGTATCCTATATTTCAGAGAAAAGCACCTTTATTCCGGAACTCGACCTGAGTGAGAATCTTTTATATTTTAAAACGGTCTTCAAATCGTCTAAAGACATTCTTGAAATCGCGAAGCGAGTAAGCATCGACGATCTATTGGGGAAAAAACCTGACAAGCTTTCAAAGGGCCAAAGACAGCGGTTGGCGTTGGCAGTTAGTATGCTTAAAGATGCTAAGATCATACTGCTTGATGAACCAGCCGAAGGCTTGGATGTTGAAACAAAGCAGGTGGTGAAAGATTTAGTCAAAGAATTCAAAGAGAAAGGTTGCACAGTTTTTTACGTTACGCACGATGAGGATGAAGTTGAAGAGGTGTGCGATAAAATTATCGCCTTGAAAGACGGGAAAGTTAAGTTTTTTGGAAGCGTTGACGAACTCTGGAGGACCTATGAAAAATTTTATTCGGTAACCTTCGAAATTCCAGAGAGTCCCGGAAAGAAAGTGACTCGAATTATGAACATCGATGAACTGAAAACTGCTCAGGAAAGTTTTCGGATATTGCATATAAGAAATCTTGGATTAAGGGAGATTATAAACATCAGCGAAGGTCTAAATGGAAGGATTGGTTGA
- a CDS encoding GNAT family N-acetyltransferase, translating to MRMEGKLATLRPMEVSDAQKFVQLINDEKTKEYLSLVFPMNQFLEEEWIKKNAISHNQANFSIEAGDNLIGSAGLMGIDWVARSAEYGIAIFDPNYWNKGIGTEVTQMMLRYAFEYLNLNRVWLRVFENNQRAIRVYEKCGFIQEGRMRQARYLKGQYFDVIIMSILADEYWRIKSDYQL from the coding sequence ATGAGAATGGAAGGGAAATTGGCCACACTCAGACCTATGGAAGTATCCGATGCACAGAAGTTTGTACAACTTATCAACGATGAAAAAACGAAAGAGTACTTAAGTCTTGTCTTCCCGATGAATCAATTTTTGGAAGAAGAATGGATTAAAAAGAACGCAATTTCCCATAATCAGGCGAACTTTTCAATAGAGGCAGGTGACAACCTTATAGGCTCAGCGGGTTTAATGGGGATTGATTGGGTTGCACGCAGTGCAGAGTACGGTATTGCTATTTTCGACCCGAATTATTGGAATAAGGGTATCGGAACGGAAGTCACACAGATGATGCTTAGGTACGCTTTTGAATATCTTAATCTAAACAGAGTCTGGCTGAGGGTTTTCGAAAATAATCAAAGAGCGATAAGGGTGTATGAAAAGTGTGGTTTTATTCAAGAAGGTCGAATGAGACAGGCCAGATATTTGAAAGGTCAATACTTCGACGTTATTATTATGAGTATTCTTGCTGACGAATACTGGAGAATTAAATCTGATTATCAATTATAA
- a CDS encoding zinc metallopeptidase has translation MYWYYDPTFLLLIPALLLSLWASITVQTRFARYSQLKSRIGMTGAQLARFILDSAGLYNVRIESVPGTLTDHYDPRTKVVRLSSSTYSSDSIAALGVVAHEIGHAIQDAKRYVPLVVRNTIAPVAQFSSNLAWVFFIIGLITGAFGLAQFGILLFSIAVLFTIITLPVEFDASRRALQILEKNLLMPTDELKGVKAVLSAAAMTYVAAMLTAVLQLIRMILIARRD, from the coding sequence ATGTATTGGTACTACGACCCAACGTTTTTGCTTTTGATACCCGCTTTACTTTTATCGTTGTGGGCTTCGATAACGGTTCAAACTCGATTTGCGCGTTATTCACAGCTAAAATCAAGGATCGGCATGACGGGAGCACAGCTTGCAAGATTCATTCTTGATTCGGCAGGTTTGTACAATGTAAGAATCGAATCCGTTCCAGGAACACTAACTGACCATTACGATCCCAGAACAAAGGTTGTGAGGCTTTCAAGTTCAACGTACTCTAGTGATTCAATCGCTGCTCTTGGCGTTGTAGCACACGAAATAGGACACGCTATTCAGGATGCAAAAAGATACGTACCATTGGTTGTGCGGAATACTATCGCTCCTGTTGCCCAGTTTTCTTCAAACCTCGCATGGGTGTTCTTCATAATCGGACTCATCACTGGAGCCTTTGGGCTGGCTCAATTTGGAATATTACTCTTCTCTATAGCTGTGCTATTCACAATAATCACGCTACCTGTTGAATTCGATGCAAGCAGGAGGGCACTACAGATTCTGGAGAAGAATCTCTTAATGCCAACCGACGAATTGAAAGGTGTCAAAGCTGTGCTCTCTGCAGCTGCGATGACTTACGTTGCTGCGATGCTCACAGCTGTCTTGCAACTTATTAGGATGATTTTGATAGCAAGAAGAGACTGA
- a CDS encoding DDE-type integrase/transposase/recombinase, with the protein MQNSVVSCPKCGSTNIYKNGHDKYGNQQYFCKDCKRTFRLVHSKKHKLFSFPYPKCPVCGKTMQIHKIKKAFVKFRCRSCHTRDEIPTNLPQFVPLPFDSFKFFRFPIFIVLKAFVLYFKAVSLRSIRDSLNIKVSHVAIYKWILKLSCFFSILVPVDAFKVHGDETVVLFKSKKYYVWFLVEHDSNLIVAWHVSKYRDMGQVKILLEKFFGNNERTIELITDGLGAYGAVKILYKNINHIVVRLGQNNQCESKFSLFQDFVRAKRGFKNIDNLPMYVNSFCVVRNLLKLNNNDIARVICVLLSSITTS; encoded by the coding sequence ATGCAAAATTCTGTAGTCTCTTGCCCCAAATGCGGCTCTACCAACATCTACAAAAACGGTCATGATAAGTACGGTAACCAACAATACTTTTGCAAAGACTGTAAGCGCACTTTCAGACTTGTTCATTCAAAAAAACACAAGCTCTTCTCTTTCCCTTATCCTAAATGCCCTGTCTGTGGAAAAACTATGCAAATCCACAAAATCAAAAAAGCCTTCGTTAAGTTCCGTTGCCGTTCTTGCCATACCAGAGACGAAATCCCAACTAACTTACCTCAATTTGTCCCTCTTCCTTTCGACTCTTTCAAGTTCTTCCGTTTCCCTATCTTTATTGTCCTTAAAGCCTTCGTCCTTTATTTCAAAGCTGTGTCCTTGCGTTCCATCAGAGACTCACTTAATATCAAAGTCTCTCATGTCGCTATCTACAAGTGGATCCTTAAGTTGTCTTGTTTCTTTTCCATCCTCGTTCCTGTAGATGCTTTCAAAGTCCATGGTGATGAAACTGTCGTTTTGTTTAAATCCAAAAAGTACTACGTTTGGTTCTTAGTTGAGCACGATTCGAATCTTATTGTTGCTTGGCATGTATCCAAATATCGCGATATGGGTCAAGTGAAGATATTGTTAGAGAAGTTCTTTGGTAACAACGAAAGAACAATCGAACTAATTACAGATGGACTTGGTGCATATGGTGCAGTGAAGATACTATACAAGAATATCAATCATATTGTTGTGAGACTTGGGCAAAACAATCAATGTGAATCGAAGTTTTCGTTATTCCAAGACTTTGTACGAGCCAAGCGTGGATTTAAGAATATTGACAATCTTCCAATGTACGTGAACAGCTTTTGTGTAGTGAGAAATCTCTTGAAACTGAACAACAATGATATTGCGCGTGTTATCTGTGTTCTATTGTCTTCCATCACTACAAGTTAA
- a CDS encoding extracellular solute-binding protein, protein MFRKVLFVLLLVSVIISFGAKIQITIWTHEDPNRTRIEEKYIKEFMKMYPNVEVKRVTYPSDKIRDIVLTAFAAGKGPTIFNLEIQYAYPYITNRRVVPVDLNAIGLKSYDELKKLYVKGTLDAVTYGNMIYGLPLEITNWALFINKKYFREVGLDPEKDYPRTWEDLMRISEKLTIREGNIIKRRGFDFRYPYYLTFFLPMVEQLGGALFDKKGNPVVINDQAWIKVLNFMKEWGPNGKNLGSPTYPAARKEFNKDNNTIAMCESGLYQILRIKEENPKFYNSNEWMVVNWPIWKDAVKDVRCNYYGHYYMVNMQASRPEREMAWKLIWYMLSHPEEYLTEVGLIQPRLSLMQSEVFKKFPYANVFLEDLEKSHMIPLHEKDPQIEQLLKEMVESVMLSNVSPETALNTFKKKLAQLMEE, encoded by the coding sequence ATGTTTAGGAAAGTGCTGTTCGTACTTCTCTTGGTTTCGGTAATCATATCTTTCGGTGCCAAGATACAGATAACCATTTGGACGCATGAAGATCCTAACCGCACAAGGATAGAGGAAAAGTACATCAAAGAATTCATGAAAATGTATCCCAACGTCGAGGTAAAAAGAGTCACTTACCCATCAGATAAGATTCGAGACATCGTACTTACCGCTTTCGCTGCAGGAAAAGGTCCAACAATTTTTAACTTGGAGATCCAGTACGCTTATCCGTATATTACCAACAGAAGAGTTGTACCCGTGGACTTAAACGCAATAGGTTTGAAAAGCTACGATGAGCTGAAGAAATTGTACGTAAAGGGTACACTCGATGCAGTGACTTACGGAAATATGATTTACGGTCTACCTTTGGAGATAACAAACTGGGCACTTTTCATAAACAAGAAATATTTCAGAGAGGTCGGACTTGACCCTGAGAAAGATTATCCGAGAACTTGGGAAGATCTTATGAGAATAAGCGAAAAGCTTACTATCCGAGAAGGAAACATAATTAAAAGGCGAGGCTTCGACTTTAGGTATCCTTATTACCTAACTTTTTTCCTCCCGATGGTAGAACAGCTGGGAGGTGCTCTATTTGACAAGAAAGGAAACCCAGTGGTCATCAACGACCAAGCATGGATCAAAGTCTTAAACTTTATGAAAGAATGGGGACCAAATGGGAAGAACTTAGGTTCTCCAACATATCCTGCAGCACGAAAAGAATTCAACAAGGACAACAACACCATAGCGATGTGTGAATCTGGACTGTACCAGATTCTTAGAATCAAAGAAGAAAATCCTAAATTTTACAACAGCAACGAGTGGATGGTAGTGAATTGGCCGATCTGGAAAGATGCGGTGAAAGATGTAAGATGCAATTACTATGGGCACTACTATATGGTAAACATGCAAGCTTCTCGCCCAGAACGTGAAATGGCTTGGAAACTGATATGGTACATGCTCAGCCACCCAGAAGAATATCTCACAGAGGTTGGGTTGATTCAACCAAGGCTCTCCTTAATGCAATCAGAAGTATTCAAAAAATTCCCGTACGCTAATGTGTTTCTTGAAGACCTGGAAAAATCGCATATGATACCGCTACATGAAAAAGATCCACAAATCGAACAGTTACTTAAAGAAATGGTCGAGTCCGTGATGTTGAGTAACGTTTCACCCGAAACCGCGTTGAATACTTTCAAGAAAAAACTAGCACAACTTATGGAAGAATGA
- a CDS encoding carbohydrate ABC transporter permease, translated as MKGNKKRKLSLEKKIGLWGIIFVMPSIVLFSVFSFYPIAYAFVVSLYKKELLSLEAPKFIGLRNYIRLLQSESFWNSVVATLKFSVGTFIPMVVFSLLLATFILGRKRFQKLFQMMYYSPAIMQSAVAALVWLIIFDPRSIANQFMNFILRTRGVDYKWLVNENMLILSTIIVYFWKYIGYFTVLFLAGLASIPKEINEAARIDGASRFQNFIYITLPLLKPTTTLVSITAMIQCLRTFSTQYLFVQAGASIKPIEVITLNIYNTAIRDRNIGRASAMSVLLFLVIMILTVIQLKISRSEETYY; from the coding sequence TTGAAAGGAAATAAGAAGAGAAAGCTATCATTGGAGAAGAAGATTGGATTGTGGGGCATTATTTTTGTGATGCCTTCTATAGTACTGTTTTCCGTATTCAGTTTTTACCCCATTGCTTACGCCTTTGTCGTCAGCCTCTACAAGAAGGAACTTCTATCGCTTGAAGCACCTAAGTTTATCGGGCTAAGGAACTACATACGACTTTTACAATCGGAAAGTTTCTGGAATTCAGTTGTTGCAACACTGAAATTTTCAGTCGGGACGTTCATCCCGATGGTTGTTTTTAGTTTATTGCTCGCAACTTTTATTCTTGGAAGGAAAAGATTTCAAAAGCTTTTCCAAATGATGTACTATTCTCCAGCGATCATGCAGTCTGCCGTTGCTGCACTTGTATGGCTCATAATATTTGACCCAAGAAGTATAGCAAATCAATTTATGAATTTTATCCTTAGAACAAGGGGCGTGGATTATAAGTGGCTAGTAAATGAGAATATGCTGATTCTGTCGACAATAATTGTTTACTTTTGGAAGTACATTGGTTACTTTACAGTGCTATTTCTTGCAGGTTTGGCAAGCATACCCAAAGAAATTAACGAAGCAGCAAGAATCGATGGAGCCAGCAGATTCCAGAATTTTATTTATATCACTTTGCCACTTTTGAAACCTACAACAACCCTTGTATCCATAACCGCAATGATCCAGTGCCTTAGAACGTTTAGTACACAATATCTATTTGTGCAGGCTGGTGCGAGCATAAAACCTATAGAAGTTATAACACTTAACATTTACAATACTGCGATCAGGGATAGAAACATAGGTCGAGCAAGTGCTATGAGCGTTCTTTTGTTTCTTGTAATAATGATTCTAACAGTTATTCAACTGAAAATATCGAGATCTGAAGAAACTTACTACTGA
- a CDS encoding carbohydrate ABC transporter permease: MRRVDTKNTFSKLLSLVIDVAIWFFLIGFAVFVLIPVVFMFTASLMPARDIMSIPYPWIPRTLHIQNFWQAIKGNDGKFLFPRSILNSLIVASLTTLGTVLLSALTAFGLAKYKFRARNVIFLIILSTMMIPFEAIMIPLYLLIVNIGWQDTYTGLIIPLIASAFGIFIMRQFFITFPDELIDSARIDGANEFMIFWKIALPNSKPAIAALSVLTFRAQWDNLIWPLLVVQSPEKKTIPLYISQFASEKYTNEGALMAAAVIASIPMIIIFLSFTKYFITGAELFTGRK; the protein is encoded by the coding sequence ATGCGCCGTGTTGATACTAAGAATACTTTCTCAAAGCTTCTATCTTTGGTTATCGATGTAGCAATCTGGTTTTTCTTAATTGGTTTTGCTGTATTCGTCCTAATACCTGTGGTCTTTATGTTTACCGCATCACTTATGCCTGCGAGAGATATAATGAGTATTCCATATCCGTGGATCCCGCGCACTCTACACATCCAGAACTTCTGGCAAGCAATAAAAGGGAACGACGGTAAGTTCCTCTTTCCGCGCAGCATATTAAACAGCCTTATTGTAGCTTCCCTCACAACTTTGGGAACAGTTCTTCTGTCGGCTTTGACAGCATTCGGATTGGCAAAGTACAAGTTCAGAGCAAGGAATGTAATTTTCTTGATCATATTGAGCACTATGATGATACCATTCGAAGCAATAATGATTCCGTTATATCTGCTCATTGTGAACATAGGCTGGCAGGACACGTATACTGGTTTAATTATTCCTTTAATTGCAAGTGCCTTTGGTATATTCATCATGAGGCAATTTTTTATAACATTTCCAGACGAGCTAATAGACTCAGCCAGGATAGACGGCGCAAATGAATTCATGATTTTCTGGAAAATCGCATTGCCAAATAGTAAACCAGCCATCGCCGCACTTTCTGTTCTAACTTTCAGAGCTCAATGGGATAACTTAATCTGGCCTTTATTGGTTGTTCAAAGCCCTGAGAAGAAAACAATCCCATTATATATCTCTCAATTTGCCTCGGAAAAGTATACGAACGAGGGTGCATTAATGGCAGCAGCGGTAATTGCCAGCATACCGATGATAATTATTTTCCTTTCTTTCACAAAGTACTTCATAACCGGAGCCGAGCTATTTACGGGCAGGAAATAG
- a CDS encoding Rossmann-like and DUF2520 domain-containing protein — MHLVGEGISALSNIVVNVIGVGRVSSSLTRNLSGKVKFGYVISRDKRKAESLAKEISAEAKTYDDDFLLNGVLLIGVGDSVLADIPKMLQGKVGSDVIAIHFSGFLPSDILPQDWSPASMHPNCAVANEWQKFNDVVFGIEGAEKGLQIAKCLVELIGAKYVVIPKEKKAEYHLAAVIASNFPVALAYLSQRLYMDIGFSEELSRKVISKLLESVSQNIGSKQLKDALTGPIKRGDWEVVESERKIFNAKFPEYKTLYEIMVEILREINEQ; from the coding sequence ATGCATCTTGTTGGGGAAGGTATTTCGGCTCTATCCAATATCGTCGTAAATGTGATAGGAGTTGGGCGGGTTTCATCTTCACTAACAAGAAACCTCTCAGGGAAAGTTAAATTCGGATACGTTATATCGCGGGATAAAAGAAAAGCCGAAAGTTTGGCCAAAGAGATAAGTGCCGAAGCCAAAACGTACGATGACGACTTTCTGCTTAATGGAGTGTTGCTGATAGGTGTGGGTGATTCAGTCCTGGCAGATATTCCAAAAATGCTTCAGGGGAAAGTCGGAAGCGATGTAATAGCAATACATTTCAGCGGTTTCCTACCTTCAGATATACTGCCACAGGATTGGTCCCCTGCTTCTATGCATCCGAATTGTGCTGTCGCAAATGAATGGCAAAAATTCAACGATGTAGTTTTCGGCATTGAAGGAGCTGAGAAAGGGCTACAGATAGCGAAATGCTTGGTGGAGCTCATTGGTGCTAAATACGTCGTAATACCTAAAGAGAAAAAGGCAGAATATCATCTGGCAGCGGTTATTGCGAGTAATTTCCCCGTTGCATTAGCTTACCTATCGCAAAGACTTTACATGGATATCGGTTTCTCAGAAGAATTATCAAGAAAAGTCATTTCGAAATTACTTGAAAGCGTTAGTCAAAACATAGGGTCTAAGCAACTAAAAGACGCACTTACAGGACCTATAAAACGTGGTGATTGGGAAGTTGTCGAAAGCGAGCGGAAAATATTCAACGCAAAGTTTCCCGAGTACAAAACACTTTACGAGATTATGGTTGAAATACTAAGAGAAATTAATGAACAATGA
- the meaB gene encoding methylmalonyl Co-A mutase-associated GTPase MeaB: protein MVNKAASSLENEIQKLLSLCDKIIVKDQLALARAITLIENNPELVFNVEERYKDVLAENSSHIVGFTGSPGAGKSTLTDAYVVKLRANGKKVGIIAVDPSSPFTGGALLGDRIRMKRHFTDDNVFIRSMGSRGNVGGLNDSVFGVITLYKLYGFDYVIIETVGAGQSEVDIAYVADTVVLVLSPAAGDEIQLMKAGIMEIADIFVINKSDLEGAHILKVNLEMVLQFSESSKPIVLTVATSGKGIEELYKEIENHKVKLNETGEIKERAKRRIKKHAEVIINKSIAEILSKRDLADSTQVSELVKDVVEQFCLNRTQNEGKS, encoded by the coding sequence ATGGTAAACAAAGCGGCAAGTTCTTTAGAAAACGAAATTCAAAAACTTTTGTCACTCTGTGACAAAATAATTGTAAAAGACCAGCTGGCTCTTGCAAGGGCTATTACACTTATTGAAAACAATCCAGAGCTTGTTTTTAATGTTGAAGAAAGGTACAAAGACGTACTTGCAGAAAACAGCTCTCATATCGTAGGTTTCACTGGTAGCCCTGGTGCAGGAAAAAGTACGCTGACCGATGCCTATGTTGTAAAACTAAGAGCAAATGGTAAGAAAGTAGGAATAATAGCTGTTGATCCTTCGAGTCCCTTCACAGGGGGCGCTTTACTTGGTGATCGCATAAGGATGAAAAGGCACTTCACAGACGACAACGTTTTCATCAGAAGCATGGGTAGTAGAGGGAATGTCGGGGGATTAAACGATTCGGTCTTTGGAGTGATCACACTCTACAAACTTTACGGTTTCGACTACGTTATCATTGAGACCGTAGGGGCTGGGCAGAGTGAAGTGGACATAGCCTACGTTGCTGACACTGTTGTTTTGGTGCTATCACCAGCTGCTGGAGATGAAATCCAGCTCATGAAAGCGGGAATTATGGAAATAGCAGACATCTTCGTAATCAACAAATCCGACCTGGAAGGTGCGCACATACTCAAAGTCAACCTCGAAATGGTTCTTCAGTTTTCAGAATCCTCAAAACCAATAGTGTTAACTGTTGCTACTTCCGGAAAAGGTATCGAAGAGCTCTACAAAGAGATAGAGAATCACAAAGTGAAGCTAAACGAAACAGGTGAGATAAAAGAAAGGGCTAAGAGACGGATTAAAAAGCATGCGGAGGTGATTATAAACAAAAGTATTGCGGAAATTTTATCGAAACGTGATTTAGCAGATTCAACGCAGGTTTCCGAACTCGTTAAAGATGTTGTTGAACAATTTTGTCTAAATCGAACGCAAAATGAAGGGAAGTCCTGA
- a CDS encoding cobalamin B12-binding domain-containing protein, translating into MEKKIRVLIAKPGLDGHDRGAKVVARGLRDAGMEVIYTGLRQTPEEIVKAAMQEDVDVIGLSILSGAHLSICKKVLELMDQYNFHVPVFVGGIIPPDDAEQLLKMGIAAVFGPGTPISEIVKKVQEVVGQGVA; encoded by the coding sequence ATGGAAAAGAAAATTCGAGTTTTGATAGCAAAACCTGGTCTTGATGGGCACGACAGAGGTGCGAAGGTTGTTGCAAGAGGTCTGAGGGACGCTGGAATGGAAGTGATTTACACTGGCCTGAGGCAAACACCCGAAGAAATAGTCAAAGCAGCAATGCAAGAAGACGTGGACGTAATTGGCCTGTCCATCTTATCCGGTGCGCATTTGAGTATATGCAAAAAAGTGCTTGAGTTGATGGACCAGTACAACTTCCACGTTCCTGTCTTTGTCGGTGGAATCATCCCTCCCGATGATGCAGAACAACTATTAAAAATGGGCATTGCAGCTGTTTTCGGGCCCGGGACTCCTATATCGGAAATCGTAAAGAAAGTTCAAGAGGTTGTTGGGCAAGGGGTAGCTTGA
- a CDS encoding STN domain-containing protein yields the protein MKRIALLAFILLTCFGARILSITLDFSNAALSDVLNYLSNESNVNFVYSSEFGSRSVSVSLQNVDLETALRMVLLPLNLDFEKITKDTYVILNLSKYGSMPRYAATYDPRYVSPETLSKILDKMKIENYVLGGRLTYYVFSHNQLMQVRNVLSKLDTEHDENSQSVLLKITYLSTSELRTLKELSIEDLGKILFTERYTTFSTTTHYVLFNYTLKQSNSTPYSLNDPTVTTEETTLGRYELNEGDFRISLIVLGKGNNVIINASNEFSQVEVPVLENVREENLSGAVLKSGNFLVFIEAHRIDSSMWTGKNGLTTEIEKVKKATDGKSLLNSFEVFLNESRAKISLSNDNKRFSLELANSTETGMNGWNVESSSMFVNILSGTYIGISYNFPKNSFRLLLEDEIKIFDQLSVTPQISYDFTNGSFSIKVWADFTLSFSQTRLLLSTRISRESTANTVNLGFTAALGFGINTGEYWVGLYVEDGKVGFYGSVKW from the coding sequence ATGAAGAGAATTGCACTCTTAGCTTTTATTCTTCTAACGTGTTTCGGTGCACGCATTTTATCGATCACTCTCGACTTTTCAAATGCAGCACTCTCAGATGTTCTTAATTACCTATCTAATGAGTCGAATGTGAATTTTGTGTACTCATCAGAATTTGGTAGCAGGTCTGTTTCAGTATCCCTACAAAATGTAGATCTCGAAACTGCATTGAGAATGGTTCTGTTACCCTTGAATCTCGATTTTGAAAAAATCACCAAAGACACTTATGTGATACTCAACCTTTCGAAATACGGTTCTATGCCAAGATACGCAGCTACATATGATCCGCGCTACGTATCTCCAGAAACGTTATCAAAAATTCTTGATAAGATGAAGATAGAAAACTACGTGCTGGGTGGTAGATTAACGTATTACGTATTTAGCCATAATCAGCTTATGCAGGTAAGAAACGTTTTATCAAAACTTGATACTGAACATGATGAAAATTCACAATCAGTATTGCTCAAAATAACCTATCTTTCTACTTCTGAACTTAGAACGCTTAAGGAATTGTCAATTGAAGACCTTGGAAAGATACTGTTCACCGAAAGATATACAACCTTCTCCACCACCACACACTATGTCTTGTTTAATTACACCTTAAAACAATCGAATTCCACACCGTATTCTCTTAATGATCCTACCGTAACTACTGAGGAAACGACTTTAGGAAGATATGAACTAAATGAAGGGGATTTTAGAATAAGTCTAATTGTCTTAGGAAAAGGTAATAATGTGATTATTAATGCGTCGAATGAGTTTTCGCAAGTTGAGGTCCCAGTTTTAGAAAACGTACGGGAGGAAAACCTTTCAGGTGCCGTCCTAAAGTCCGGGAATTTCTTAGTTTTCATAGAAGCCCACAGAATTGACAGTTCCATGTGGACTGGTAAGAATGGTCTGACAACTGAAATTGAGAAAGTTAAGAAAGCAACGGATGGTAAGTCATTATTAAATTCTTTTGAAGTGTTTCTCAATGAATCCAGAGCAAAAATATCACTATCAAACGATAATAAGAGATTTTCTTTAGAGTTGGCAAACAGCACGGAAACGGGAATGAACGGTTGGAATGTTGAATCCTCAAGCATGTTTGTTAATATCCTCAGCGGAACTTACATTGGTATATCTTACAATTTTCCTAAGAACTCGTTCCGTCTTTTGTTAGAAGATGAGATTAAGATTTTTGATCAACTGTCTGTAACCCCACAAATTTCGTACGATTTTACGAATGGCTCTTTCTCAATAAAGGTGTGGGCAGATTTTACTTTATCGTTTTCACAAACGAGGCTGCTACTAAGTACAAGAATCTCAAGAGAGTCTACCGCTAACACGGTTAACTTAGGTTTCACAGCAGCTCTGGGTTTTGGAATAAACACGGGAGAATATTGGGTTGGTCTTTATGTAGAGGATGGAAAGGTAGGGTTCTATGGTTCAGTCAAGTGGTAA
- a CDS encoding biotin/lipoyl-containing protein encodes MVRKFVVRVNGKEYVVEVEELGAVQQTQGVQNTITQSVQTVSQPVQTQSQALGEKSPAVVETKVPRPTQSTQEPAASSSGLSAKIISPMSGVILKVLVSEGQKVEYGQKVVILEAMKMENDIVADRAGTVKKIHVKEGDTVDTGQVLVELE; translated from the coding sequence ATGGTGAGAAAATTCGTTGTCAGGGTTAATGGAAAAGAGTACGTGGTTGAAGTTGAAGAGCTCGGAGCTGTTCAGCAAACTCAAGGTGTTCAGAACACCATAACTCAGAGCGTCCAGACAGTTTCACAACCTGTCCAAACACAATCGCAAGCCCTTGGAGAAAAAAGTCCTGCGGTTGTAGAAACAAAAGTACCACGACCAACACAATCAACACAAGAACCGGCAGCGAGCTCATCGGGTCTAAGTGCGAAAATAATCTCTCCGATGTCGGGCGTTATCCTCAAAGTTTTAGTTAGCGAAGGCCAGAAGGTAGAATATGGGCAAAAAGTTGTAATTCTTGAAGCAATGAAGATGGAAAACGACATAGTTGCAGATAGAGCTGGCACCGTCAAAAAGATTCACGTCAAAGAAGGAGATACAGTAGACACAGGGCAGGTATTGGTGGAACTAGAGTAA